DNA from Hypanus sabinus isolate sHypSab1 chromosome 31, sHypSab1.hap1, whole genome shotgun sequence:
AACACGCTATCACGTGTCGGTGTCCACAGTCCGGGAGGCGGGGCAGAGAGAGCTGTCAATCAATGGAGCCACTGAGAAACTTCGAGCATTGTAACAGAGTGGGTACAGAGGGGCATTTCCGGGAACAGtgaccccacccccaacccacgGGAATTGAGTGTGTTATATACAGTaatatttgcattttaatttgACTCTTCGGTCttataaatatttaatatttgtatTTTCTATACTTGTGTGGATAATCTTTTACAATTTGGGATAGAAAAACGTTGTAACTAGATCACTGAACCCTTcatgaacacagaacattacggAAAAATATTGTCAAAGTCAACACTTTAATCCAATGTAAGttaatagaagcatagaaaacctacagcaccaaaCTGGACTTCCGGCCCACAAAGTTTTGCttaacatgtccctactttaggaattactgggcttacctatccaaaagtttctgaaaagaccctatcgtatctgcctccaccagcgttgcgggcagcccattccacgcactcaccactctctgagtaataaacttacccctgacatctctgtacctgctccccagcaccttaacctgtgtcctcttgttgcagccagttcagccctgagaaaaagcctctgactatccacacgatcgatgcctctcatcatcttgtacaccttgggCCTAAAGGAAacgatgctgactttgtcctattttatcatgtgtcgcCAAGTAGACCGAAAATACATTGAgtccatcatcttcccaaccactgaggtcagactgactggcctatgatttcctctCGTCTGCCCTTCTCCCTCCGTCAAGAGTGGAataatgtttgcaattttcctcTTCTCCAGAGCCACGCCAGAATACAGGGATTatagaaagattattactaaaacTGCCactatctcttcagtcacctctttcataaCACTGGTGTAGAAAATCCCGTCCAGCTGAttttctaccttcagatctttcagtttcccaagtagCTTTTCCCTAGTAAAGGCCAATTCACTCATTTCTGCCCAATTCTCCTGAATTTCCAGCAGACTGCCAGTctcttccacattgaagactgatgcacaATACTTATTCAGCTTCTCTGCCACTTCCCTTTACCCCATTACTACGTCTCCAGCATCATCTACTTttgactctcttttacactttgtatatctgaagaaacctctggtatcctctttaatactaatggctagcttaccttcgtatttcatcttttccctctcaatgACATTTTTTAGTCAGTTTCAAAGTTTTGTAAATCGTATAACTGAGTGTCAGGGACGTCTCAGAGCAGCTACTGAACAATGGTCACTCAGCCAGAGGTGGTGGTTCACGTCAGTAGCAGTGGACAGGTAGAAAATGGATGAGGTCCCACAGTGAATATAGAGAGTTAGGGAACaagttaaagagcaggacctgAAAGGTGATAATTTTTGTGTTACTCCCAATGCTCTGTGGTAGTTCGGGTGGGAACAGAAAGTTAGAGcagatgactgtgtggctgaggagctggtgcagggacAGGGTTTCAGGATTCCAGAACACTGGAACCTCTTCAGGTCCAGAGGTGACatttaaaaggggggggggggcggtcagTATCATGAGGTTCATTGTTGCTCCCTGGGAGGGTTGAAATGAGATTGTCAGGGGGATGTGAACCAGAACACCAGTCACTGAATGGTGAGATTGACGCCAAGTTTGATGCTTAACACTGCAAGGATGGATTTTGAAGCAAATCCTCATCTGACATGAGTTTGTTCAAAGACCAGCTGCACAGTGATTCAGGGCCAGTTTGTTCCTGTAAGGGGGAGGGTCCAGGATGGCAAGGTTCAGGAAACCTGGATGATGAGAGAGGAAGTAAATTTAGTCGAGGAAGAGTGAGAAGCTTATGTAAGGCTTAGGAAGCTGGAATCAAACAGGGTGTTTGAGGATGACATTTAAAACACAGAAGGGAATGCAAGTACATTTGGAGAGCAAGTAACAGTGATGAAAAATCTCtgatgagcaggattaaagatAATCCCACTGCATTCTGTACATTCATTGTGGTGAAAAGGATACCCAGGGGCAACATAAAGCGTGGGTACACAGGTAATGGCAGGAACATTAACATACAGAAGGATGCTGGGTCCGGGCAGATTGGTTCCCTGAAACTGGGagcacaggttgacagggtggtAAAGCCGGTGTACGGCATGTTTGCCTTCACCgggcaaggcattgagttcaatcaCCAGGACATCATGTTACAGTTTATAAAATGCTGGTTCGGCCACAGTGAGAGCACagtgttcagttccggtcacctcattcTAGGAAGCATGTGGAGGTTTCGATGCAGGTGCAGAAGTTGTTAAGCAGGATGTCTGGAGGAGGAGTGAGGTGAGGAGAGGCTCGACATGCTGGAGCTTTTTCCTCTGGAGTGGCGTCAGCTCAGGAGAGATCTGACAGAAATTTATACAATTTTGCAGGACATACTTGGTGTAAACAGCCAGTAATATTTTTCACAGGAGGGAAATGTCTTCTACTAAAAGACATGTATTTAAGATCTGAGGAAGAAAGTGAAGGGAACAGTGATGGGGacttggaatgcactgtcagggatggtggcagaggcagagagCACAGGGGTATTTAGGGAAGTCTCAGACAGACAGGAATTTGGAGAGAAGTGACTGGTACTACGGTGCTGAAGAACTCGATCCACCCACCCCTCCCTTTTCTCCCTGGCACAAACCAAACTCAGAGCGACGCACCGCCTCACATAGGGAGCCTCTCGGCAGATCTGATCAAACTGACCCTCTCTTTCGCAAAATGTTCATTTATATTCAGAGGCCTGGGTGGACGAGATTTTTTTCAGTAAATACTGTCGGTTCCACAGGGTAAACGTACCTTTGTAGACAGTCAGAGACCTGTATAGTTGTGcgcggagagtattctgacaggcgacatctgtctggtgtggaggggctactgcacagcaccgaaagaagctgctgatagtacccaggacatctttagggagcggtgctcataaaggcagcgtccattattaaagacttccaacacccagggcatgcccttttctcactgttaccgtcaggtaggagatacagaagcctgaaggcacactcagcgattcaggaacagcttcttcccctcttgccatccgattcctaaatggacattaaaactatggacagtacctcactttttaatatacagaatttgtttttgcacatttttcaaAATAACAGTCAATATACGTAACtgattacttgtttatttattgttttattttattttgttttatttattactttataACTTTGTCTTCCAGGTTATGTatgacattgaactgctgctgcgaagttaacaaaattcacgtcagatgccggtgataataaacttgattctgaaatgTAAAACGCAAATGTTATTTTTCTGTGAGGCGATGGGAATCGCTCATGAAGCAACGAACAGGCGATGTTCCCGCCTTCTGCACACCGGAACGGTCCGGGTCAACCCGCAATGTGGAACCCAGACAACGCGGTTCCAGGTGATGAAGAGCGGAGTCGTTCAGTGATCGGAGATTAAATTCTCCCTCCCGGGGCTGACTCCGGAAGTTCATTTCATGACTCTGCGCCTAGGGAACCCGCTGACTCTCTGCAAGGGGAGAGAGCTACATTCggtcggctgagaggggaaaacgAGCCGGGACTGAAACGAATCGGTTTCTTTCGCAGAAGGAACATGTCGAGACACTGACAGATGCTGGATATCAAAGGGACGGAAAGCACCCGTCGCTCAGCCCTTCCACAGACATTGTGAGTGGCTCTGAAAAGAGCCTTTGGGTAAATAGATTCAGCTTACGTCGCTTCACTTACTGGCAGCGCCGGTTTTCTTGGGCAACAGGACGGCCTGGATGTTGGGTAACACACCGCCCTGAGCGATAGTCACCCCTCCCAGCAGCTTGTTCAGCTCCTCGTCGTTGCGGACGGCCAGCTGCAGGTGCCGGGGGATGATGCGGGTCTTCTTATTGTCCCGGGCCGCGTTGCCGGCCAATTCGAGGATTTCGGCCGTCAGATActcgagcacagcagccagaTAGACCGGGGCTCCGGCACCCACCCGCTCAGCATAGTTACCCTTTCTCAGGAGTCTGTGAACCCGGCCGACCGGGAACTGCAGTCCAGCCCGAGACGAGCGAGATTTGGCCTTGGACCGAGCTTTGCCAGCGCCGCCTTTTCCACGTCCAGACATTTTCACAGTCACAATTCGACACAAACCAGAATGAAGGAATGTTCACCCCGCCCCAACTCGCCCATTTTATACCCTCTTTGAGAATGCAAACTGATGTTTGTGATTGGTGTAATTCTGCTTATTCTCATTGGTGAAGAGAAATGCTCCAATCGAAGAACTGCCTTAATCACCAATCAGCGGTCCGTAAAAGTAGAAGCGGGGAAAATAACCGTCTCCTCCACAAAGCCCACTGAAATCTGGAAAAAAGCCCGCCAAAAAATAAATCTATTATTCAAATTTAATTTCAAGTTAAATCATTGCAGATCTAATTTAAGATTGGGTCTTCGCATTTCCCTCTGTTACTGAAACCGGGCACATTTGATTTAAGTGTAGTTGATATTGGAGTGTTTGGGAACTCAATTCTCTAATTTCTTTCAACCCGTAACGGAACCGAATAAAACTGACCCTCAGCTTCTGCCCGCGGTCGGTCACTGTGTGAACGTTATCAGGTTATGGAAAACGGCTCTTAAACTTTGACCAGCGTCTAGTCTGCAATTTTATAAAGTTATTATATGAAACAGCCAtcacgagggaatctgcagatgctggaatttcaaacacacaaaatgctggtggaacccagcaggccaggcagcatctataaacagAAGGATTATCGACGCTTCTCCATTTGAAAGAGCCATAATGTCTTTCAGGCTCGAGTTGAAATGAGATTCAGGAGTTACCCAACTGGAACCAATAAACTGCTGAAGCCACAAATAAAACAACAACGGCAGCAATCCTCCGCTTGGCATGGATACCGAGTGGGACGGACtgatggggaaagggggaggggggtaaCAATTCCTTGTCAGTTCAGTGGTAGCTTATTCCAACCGCGATTTCACTCTTGTAGAAGTCACCAGACATAAAGTATGTGTAATTTATTACCTAAATACTAGTACAACTCTTTCATTGAAACTgtgagaggctcttaaaagagccgTTGTGTTTTCGATCATCTCACTGGGGAGCTTCACttggagctggtgtacttggtcaccgcctttgtcccttcggacacggcgtgcttggccagctccccgggcagcagcaagcgcacggcggtctggatctcccgggagctgatggtggaccgctTGTTGTAATGGGCCAGGCGGGAAGCCTCACCCGCGATGCGCTCGAAAATATCGTTCACGAATGAATTCATGATGCCcatggccttggaggagatgccggtgtcggggtgaacctgcttcatcactttgtaGATGTAGATGGCGTAAGTCTCCTTCCTCGTCCTCTTGCGCTTCTTGCCAGACTTGCTCGCCGGTTTGGACAGAGCTTTCTTGGCGCCCTTCTTGGGAGCGGGTTTCGGTGCATCAGGCATTTCCTCGTCGGTTTCAAACACAATAATAAGCAGAAGCTGGCCGGAGCGCGGATTAAATAGGCAGCGCCCAAAGTGTTATGTTAATGAGGATGGGAGTGCTGAGCATTTCCATTGGCTGTTTGGAGAAATGAATCACCAAtcggaacgctgggggatgggaagcagcaccaatgtgtGGCGGTTACCGCTGTCGTTTAATgcgggaggaagtacagaagggCAGAGACAGGCGGGGGTGCGGGCTGACATTGAAAAGGGAAACGCAAATTACAAAAGCAGAATGAAAATGAAATCAGATGAAATATTGTAAAATTAAACACTGAGACGTTCAGTTCATGACACAGGACAGCAGGAGAGCGAAGGAGAGATTTGGACATTTCAATGTAAAGTTTTATCGAGTTTATTTATGCACAGGTGAGAGGAACAACGGATTTGTAGCAACATCACAGACCCATTGCATCAGACACAACATTGACCAGAAACACTGGAATTAAATATGAATTATACCAAAACATTCAAATAGACAGAGGACTATcagaacaaaatcaaaataacaaagagattatgcgggcagtgggagAATCACCCCTCCTGTGCTTCTTCATCTCGTCACTCTCGATTCAGAGTCACGCAacgctgccactttgatctggcccttGCCTTCAttcaccaggtccaacacttgcctttattgGATCTTCCTCCTCCTTACACTAGTCATCGTGTTTGTGGGGCTGTGTGTCCCCTTGGACCTCTGGATTAGGTTTGAGGGTCAgcctggtggatgtatatatgctGGGAGAGATAAGGCTGTAGATGGTGTATGGTGAGATATGTATGGTGTATGACGTATGACCAAAATAAAGCCAAGTAACAAGGTCCAAAATACCCACAACGTGCAGAATTACACACTTCTCATTATCTTGGTCCATGGGATAAACACGGCGTGCCTGATCCACCCTGGTATATGATGGTATATGGTAGACAGTGGATGGGGTAGTGTAGTGGAGCCACACAGTGGCTGATGCATTTCATTATCGTGGTTCAACACCTCTTGGCTTAGGGAACTGGGTGTGCAAAGGGGCACATCATCAACAATACAACTTAGGGTCATTGGGTATTTTGGGTCTTTAATCATGAGACAATATCGCCCCGGCAACGCAGCCAGGGTGGATCAGGCCCGCCGTGTTTATCCCATGGAGCAAGATAATGAGAAGCGTGTAATTCTGCAAGTTGCGGGTATTTTTGACCTTGTTACTTGGCTTTATTTTGACCATTTGGGGAATAGAATGTTCTGAGGCCTAGTAATCAGGCTTTACCTCCAAGTACAGTTCAACTTCCCTACTCTAAATTTACACCTGTCTTTATTTTGCCACTATGTGCCTGGGATTGCGTGGGTTAAATTAACAAGTTTACTGCAGTACAAACTAGTGATTAACGTTGGACAGATTGATCGATGATTCCAAAATGCAAAAATCTCTGAAATTCAGAATTTATTGTACTGACATTACGTCACAAATGGGGAATTTTACCctggattaaatggcttgtctaaTGAAGAGCATTCGGCCTCACTAGGCCTCTATTTACTGGAAATTCGAAGAAAGAAGGGTTActgaattgaaacctatcaaatagcgAAAGGGCTTCAgtgagcggatgtggagaggacttttcctgtggtgggagtgtctgTAAACAGACCAcacagtttcaaaataaaggGGCATCCTgttagagtggagatgagggggaatttcttcagccagagagtggtgaatcggaGGAATTTTTGGCCAcatgcagctgtagaggccaaatcactggatataggcagagattggggctaagaggaaaaattgatcagtgatgatgaaatggcagagcaggctcaatgggccaaatggccgaattctgctcctaaatctgatggtcttatggactcACTTAGAGACTAAAAGTTTCCCAGAGACTGATGATCTCAGTTTTCTCTCATCCCAGCACCTGAGGCTCCAGATTCCATATACAAGAAGTTCCTAGTTCTCAGATTAACGGAATATGATCTCATTTCCATCCTGAATGCTTGTCACCTCAATCTgatcaacagacacaaaatgctggcggaagtcagcaggccaggcagcatctatggaaaagagtaatgaCTCGATTCTTCAGGCTGAGAACCATTACCAGGGAGAGATCTGCTGGAAGGGTCTCGGGATGActtgtcaactgtttactcttttccataaaggctgcctgtcctgctgagttcctccagcattttgtatgtgttgatttggatttccagcatcagccagattctctcgtgtttgtgatttacacctcattctgagggtattttccTAAGTTATGGAGCTTTCATTCAGAGGAAAGATCCTCCTTGACTGTCTGTCACATCCTGAAAGAACCTAACTGATTTCCTTGTTTTCTCATTAACTGCAGGAATACAGCCCCAGTTCACTCATTCTCTTCTCACATACCCAACCCTCCATCCCTGGAAGCAGCCCCGTCAGTGTGGTGAACAGTCACTGCGCTCTCTCTATTGCAGGGATATCCTTCCTGAGGAAGTGTGACCAAACCCGGACACTATATTCAAGGTGtgctctcaccagggccctatagaATCCAGTGAGACATCTGTACCCctcttctccactcctcctggATCACAGGACAAAATACTGTTTGCCCCTCTCATTACTTGTTGTATCTGCATGTTAACTCAAGTGATTTGTTTACAAGGACACCCAGGTTCCTCTGAACATCCCGTGTGGAAATAACTCTTACAGTTTGATCCTGGGAATGGGTGATCTCACATTTCCTCACATTCTGTTCCATCCGCCCAATCCTCAACCATTCACTCTCCTGTCGACATCCCCCAAACCTTCTCACTACTGACCCTGTCCCTCTTGCTTTGCCACAGCAACAGACCTAGTCACTGATTTATG
Protein-coding regions in this window:
- the LOC132383757 gene encoding late histone H2A.2.2-like, whose amino-acid sequence is MSGRGKGGAGKARSKAKSRSSRAGLQFPVGRVHRLLRKGNYAERVGAGAPVYLAAVLEYLTAEILELAGNAARDNKKTRIIPRHLQLAVRNDEELNKLLGGVTIAQGGVLPNIQAVLLPKKTGAAKSSLLSPASDVNFVNFAAAVQCHT
- the LOC132383792 gene encoding histone H2B 1/2-like, whose amino-acid sequence is MPDAPKPAPKKGAKKALSKPASKSGKKRKRTRKETYAIYIYKVMKQVHPDTGISSKAMGIMNSFVNDIFERIAGEASRLAHYNKRSTISSREIQTAVRLLLPGELAKHAVSEGTKAVTKYTSSK